From the Hevea brasiliensis isolate MT/VB/25A 57/8 chromosome 15, ASM3005281v1, whole genome shotgun sequence genome, one window contains:
- the LOC110656613 gene encoding AUGMIN subunit 6: MTMDRDKEREIELESAMYTNCLLLGLDPNIIGLGASNGTPRVGLFRHSNPKLGEQLLYFILSSLRGPVQSAKDFDKVWPIFDSAQSRDFRKVVQGIISELESQGALPRSNSRVSSLATCCGPRFVELLWQLSLHALREVHRRTFATDVASNPLPASLTDVAFQHAATLLPVTKARIALERRRFLKNAETAVQRQAMWSNLAHDMTAEFRGLCAEEAYLQQELEKLHDLRNKVKLEGELWDDLVSSSSQNAHLVSKATRLWESILARKSQHEVLASGPIEDLIAHREHRYRISGSSLLSAIDQSSQGPFPDTHLGDKEENDGSNINVNREKLKNNLDSSHLQANGDTQSLVDDRGGRVHTSVDVAEIIRRWTHALQRIHKQSLHLAKANDGEGPDLLRSAHEAGASGHVESLAATLAEHQQHLASFQVLINQLKEVAPAIQKSIAECTEKVNNISSSLPPMPQHRGRATSPIQAQSSGKTLESSSDDFAEVTSKMSTFHLDKASASPPALKLPQLFSLTPNSSVKGGNMQKRHTLAPQTNQIETMSERNSLDQPLSNSRLDNTSQDSDNSYVQNLKRSVREAALSTQSLNSESSRDSHTDESSEHFFLPLTATGFSRLGLENRAASRMCKRWITSQKDTAMLENHAPDSKVGSNYNDVPDILNNLDCLADYDHINGFLSAAGSNGAMSDGHRSFYDIEEPHDQVFSPLLLMDTSLLAESYEDLLAPLSETETALMDH, translated from the exons ATGACGATGGACAGAGATAAGGAGAGAGAGATAGAGCTAGAAAGCGCAATGTACACCAACTGCTTGCTTTTAGGCCTGGATCCGAACATTATCGGACTTGGAGCTTCCAACGGCACTCCTCGAGTCGGACTCTTCCGCCACTCCAATCCTAAATTGGGCGAGCAGCTCCTCTATTTCATCCTCTCATCCCTTCGCGGCCCCGTTCAATCCGCCAAA GATTTCGATAAAGTATGGCCGATTTTCGATTCTGCGCAGTCGCGTGATTTTCGTAAG GTTGTCCAAGGGATTATCAGTGAGCTCGAATCTCAAGGGGCGCTTCCACGGAGCAATTCGAGGGTTTCTTCGCTTGCTACTTGCTGTGGACCGAG GTTTGTTGAACTTTTATGGCAACTTTCTTTGCATGCTCTGCGGGAGGTTCATAGACGGACATTTGCTACTGATGTAGCTTCCAACCCATTGCCTGCATCCCTAACTGATGTAGCCTTTCAGCACGCAGCTACACTGCTTCCCGTAACGAAG GCTAGAATAGCCCTTGAAAGAAGGAGGTTTCTTAAGAATGCAGAAACAGCTGTGCAGAGACAGGCTATGTGGTCCAATTTGGCTCATGACATGACTGCAGAGTTTCGTGGTCTTTGTGCTGAAGAG GCTTATTTGCAGCAAGAACTTGAAAAACTGCATGATTTGAGGAACAAAGTAAAGTTGGAAGGAGAATTGTGGGATGATCTTGTATCAAGTTCTAGTCAGAATGCTCATTTAGTTTCAAAGGCTACTCGCTTGTGGGAGTCTATATTAGCGCGTAAAA GTCAACATGAAGTTCTTGCTTCGGGCCCAATTGAGGACTTAATAGCTCATCGGGAGCATAG ATATCGTATCTCTGGATCATCTTTGCTCTCGGCTATAGACCAAAGTTCTCAAGGTCCCTTTCCAGATACACATTTAGGTGACAAGGAAGAAAATGATGGTTCAAATATAAATGTAAATAGGGAAAAGCTGAAGAACAATTTGGATTCATCCCATCTACAAGCAAATGGTGACACACAGTCTCTGGTGGATGATAGAGGGGGAAGAGTCCACACCTCTGTTGATGTAGCAGAAATTATTAGGCGTTGGACACATGCATTGCAACGTATTCATAAACAGTCGCTTCATCTG GCCAAAGCTAATGATGGAGAAGGTCCAGATTTATTACGAAGTGCACATGAGGCTGGTGCAAGTGGACATGTTGAGTCTTTAGCTGCAACTCTTGCTGAACATCAGCAACACCTGGCTAGTTTTCAG GTGCTTATTAATCAACTTAAGGAAGTTGCTCCAGCAATACAAAAGTCAATAGCAGAGTGTACAGAGAAAGTAAATAATATATCCTCCAGCCTTCCACCAATGCCCCAGCATCGTGGTCGAGCAACCTCACCTATACAGGCTCAGAGCAGTGGAAAGACCTTG GAAAGTAGCTCAGATGATTTTGCTGAGGTGACTTCAAAAATGTCTACTTTTCATCTTGACAAGGCGTCTGCTAGTCCTCCAGCTTTAAAACTACCACAGTTATTCAGTTTGACCCCAAATTCTTCAGTAAAAGGTGGAAACATGCAAAAGAGGCACACTTTAGCTCCCCAAACCAATCAGATAGAAACTATGTCTGAAAGGAACTCTCTGGACCAGCCTTTATCAAATAGTCGCTTAGATAATACATCACAAG ATAGTGATAATTCTTATGTACAAAACTTAAAAAGATCTGTAAGAGAAGCAGCTCTGTCTACCCAATCCTTGAATTCGGAATCATCGCGAGACAGTCACACCGATGAAAGTTCTGAACACTTCTTTTTACCTCTAACAGCAACTGGGTTTTCTCGCCTGGGCCTGGAAAACAGAGCAGCTTCAAGGATGTGTAAAAGATGGATTACATCTCAAAAGGACACTGCCATGCTTGAGAATCATGCTCCTGATAGTAAAGTTGGGAGCAATTATAATGATGTACCGGACATTTTAAATAATTTGGATTGTCTTGCTGATTATGACCACATAAATGGCTTTCTTTCAGCTGCTGGCTCAAATGGTGCAATGTCTGATGGACATAGGTCTTTTTATGATATTGAGGAACCTCATGATCAGGTCTTCTCACCACTTTTGCTAATGGACACATCCCTGTTAGCAGAATCGTATGAGGATTTACTTG CTCCATTGTCAGAAACCGAAACTGCCTTAATGGATCATTGA
- the LOC131174058 gene encoding uncharacterized protein LOC131174058: MKHMPRAQNQMADALATLASLWEKGDHKLTLPVILMRSRIPCYEGLIIAHLDLEDEMKWYEDIRRYLEVREYPQSANSRDRATIRRLATQFTLAGGQLYKRFFDGLLLLCVTKKQSEQIMEEVHEGVCGPHMNGRMP, translated from the exons ATGAAACACATGCCTAGAGCTCAAAACCAGATGGCTGATGCTCTAGCCACGCTGGCATCCTTATGGGAGAAGGGTGATCATAAGCTGACCCTGCCAGTTATCCTGATGAGGAGTAGAATCCCATGCTATGAAGGGTTAATAATAGCACATTTAGATCTAGAAGATGAGATGAAATGGTATGAGGACATAAGAAGATATTTAGAGGTAAGAGAATACCCACAGTCAGCCAATAGTagggatagagctacaattcgtagattagccactcagttcACTTTGGCTGGGGGGCAACTCTACAAAAGGTTCTTCGATGGACTATTGCTCTTGTGTGTGACAAAAAAGCAGTCTGAGCAGATAATGGAGGAAGTACATGAAGGAGTGTGTGGTCCTCACATGAACGGAAGG ATGCCATGA